The Chloroflexus aggregans DSM 9485 genome segment ATGTAGTGACGTCTGCACGATGCAGTGTTACATGCTGAGGAGTGATCGATGTTAGAAGATGAGTTAAATGTCAATATCCGTCATCGCGAAGGGGTTGCAATTATTGATCTAATCGGTGATGTGACGACATTCGCCGAAGAAAAGATCAATAATGCGTATCGCCAGGTAACGACGCAGGGTGCTCGTTACATTTTGCTCAACTTTCGCCAGAATGACTATATCAATAGTGCGGGAATTGCAATTCTGATCGGCATTGTTACTGAAGTAAACCAGAATGGGCAAAAGCTGGCGATTAGTGGCTTGTCGCCGCACTTTCAGAAGATTTTTCGCATGGTCGGGTTGGCACAGTATGCCGAAATTTATCAGACCGAGGAGGAGGCACTGAGTGCTTTTAAGCGGCTCAGTGCAATCGAGTGATACGCACAGGTTGTCGGTATTATTCACAATTGATAATCGGTGATACCAGGAGCGGTGGAGGGTTTGCCAAATGCTCCTGTTCTTGTTGTATGTTCACACTTCAGCAGTGGTAATTGCCGCGGCCAATTCGGTTGGCGTTACAACCGCATTGCCCAACCGCCTGACGACAAGTGCTGCGGCGATGTTGGCTAATGCTGCTGCAATCTTGCCACGATAACCGGCAGCCAGTGCCAGCGTTGCTACGGCAATGAACGTATCGCCGGCACCGGTCGTATCAAAGACTTCGCTGACACGGTAAGCCGGGAGTTGGAGGAATGGCTCGTCATCACCGATTAGCGCTAATCCGGCAGGGCCACGGGTAACGATCACGAGACGCGCGGCGAGTTCGTGGTACAGCCGGCTAATCGCACCGGTGATGGTTTCATCGTCAATTGTAGACATGCCTAGCGTTGCGGCGGCCTCGGCGTCGTTGCAGCGAAAGAGGCTGGCGTGGTGGTAGTAATGGGCATTCCCCTGGGCATCAACCGCAAAGATTGCCCCATGCCGTCGACATAAATCACGCACAGCATCAACAACCCGCGGTGTGAGTAACCCTAGTTGATAATCGGAACAGATTACTGCATCAGCATGCGGAATCTGCTCGGCAAGTGCTGCGATCACCCGCTCTTCAGTAACCGATGCGAGAGGGCTGCGGTCGAGTCGGTCGAGGCGTGCAACCTGTTGGGGAAGCCGTGGGCTGGCATCGGCCAGAATCCGAGTTTTGCGGGTTGTCATTCGTCCGGTAATCGTGATGACGCCACTGTCGTCAATCGCTGCCGTGTGCAGGAGGGTGCGAAGATGATCGCCCTCTTCATCATCACCGACAACGGCGACGAGGCTGGCGTATGAGCCAAGAGCGACGATATTACGAGCCGGATTGGCTGCCCCGCCGAGAATAGTTTCACGCCGTAGGTACTCTAACACCGGGATCGGTGCTTCGCGCGAGAGGCGGGTAGGCCGACCGTAAAGGTACTCGTCAAGGGTAATGTCACCGACCACAACAACCCGCCGACCGGCGAGAGCCGTTGGATCGGGCAACTGCGTGTGATGCGGAAAGGCGGTTGGCATACGAGTGATAGGGTATGGCAGCGGGGCAGTCATCGCCGACTGCCCTGCTGAGGTAGCGTGAATTAGGCGTGGTCGACAAGCACTGCTTCACGGAAGCGCTGCATACCGATCCGGATATCTTCACTACCGGTAGCGTATGACAGGCGCAGGTAGCCGGGCGCGCCGAAGGCTTCACCGGCGACACAGGCGATATGCGCCTCTTCGAGCAAGTATAGGTTTAGCTCCTCGCTGGTCGTGCAAATCTTACCGTTGCGCAATGGGCGATGGAGCAGGGCACTGACGTTGGGGAATACGTAAAACGCACCGTCTGGCACAGTGCAGG includes the following:
- a CDS encoding STAS domain-containing protein: MLEDELNVNIRHREGVAIIDLIGDVTTFAEEKINNAYRQVTTQGARYILLNFRQNDYINSAGIAILIGIVTEVNQNGQKLAISGLSPHFQKIFRMVGLAQYAEIYQTEEEALSAFKRLSAIE
- a CDS encoding bifunctional heptose 7-phosphate kinase/heptose 1-phosphate adenyltransferase, translated to MTAPLPYPITRMPTAFPHHTQLPDPTALAGRRVVVVGDITLDEYLYGRPTRLSREAPIPVLEYLRRETILGGAANPARNIVALGSYASLVAVVGDDEEGDHLRTLLHTAAIDDSGVITITGRMTTRKTRILADASPRLPQQVARLDRLDRSPLASVTEERVIAALAEQIPHADAVICSDYQLGLLTPRVVDAVRDLCRRHGAIFAVDAQGNAHYYHHASLFRCNDAEAAATLGMSTIDDETITGAISRLYHELAARLVIVTRGPAGLALIGDDEPFLQLPAYRVSEVFDTTGAGDTFIAVATLALAAGYRGKIAAALANIAAALVVRRLGNAVVTPTELAAAITTAEV